A single Drechmeria coniospora strain ARSEF 6962 chromosome 03, whole genome shotgun sequence DNA region contains:
- a CDS encoding CCR4-Not complex component, Not1 translates to MVPPPRAGSFSPNPAQTLQTVSHSPHPSHAGVLSAGASPSTSSPTGGNSLTKIVVAQVYLLLSTIKEDKDRARWELQVDQLRKLIDDHGMEVFSKYFTRLVAGNAPQIFPGLNRPVANPGNYHILVGEMRKISHDVEEASKIAESIESGTEDIFRDFDLSTFMEHFKLDALEKTLLALAFKTGSRPDLKTKADAILSTNFATFMDIISRPDLEAHADLSPAFVALIVERFLQYHPPSFNASSRRDLHTYVTKRYTAMDQAPPSEVLAALDIGRVLADRPVNALARYIQKTGTDFTRDVDTCQSYLQNRPSSMAVGPDNVSSALTFTTISQTPHHEPAVLVAALQRVLPKSFDWTEVVLFFDQPTARISSSQFLRLYKALLPIAQDSKYNFDIQRLWGGAWTEPEAQLSFVSAYASLTPDQLDATTIPGLQASIDIKVYANSSSNVQERAAIAVKHPLVSVAALSAIFNVALNSVHASQSVEAKRLFQEVVVPNLDIFLVSAFDVPRQSWATMAVDTLNSLFENFLYKRSPEYDFVLDSLWKKDRDWVIQRLIDAHAVKPVDLPLIFDHAIKHGWLDDLVYLPNGFGIDLAAFAHAERHLDLGNWARFNADRSVEMSRTLLQFLMIKANLEIQFQRPPEGQPLIKTSTSLQVRTVSALLQILEDFLPKAPVQDLILVQRHCITAYPRLINYGEGYDDIIDANGREGNALPTAANSKMEEHYKQMYGDEIQVRTIVEILDRYKHSRESLDQDAFACMIHGLFDEYNHYVDYPLEALATTAVLFGGIISHKLISDLPLKIGLGMILEAVRDHMPDDPMYKFGLQALMQLLVRFREWPGFCKQLLQIPGLQGTEAFKKAEEIVRDHEEDVVRSRNGAGTPHGLSFAGDTFTNGNADEGAATERQAPPFKSIGIDPIPAGIEFEEPGEEERDKIQFVLNNITEGTLQSMRNELRDMLVRNHHQWFASHLVEERAKMQPNYHHVYLELVRMFEDQLLWSEVLRETYISVARMLNSEVTMKNSTDRAHLKNLGGWLGLLTLARDRPIKHKNIAFKKLLMEAHDTKRLIVVIPFVCKVLLQGASSSVFRPPNPWLMDIIHLLIELYHHAELKLNLKFEIEVLCKGLNLDHKSIEPSGEILNRPAAEEAAEVLPQDPMDAFESLPLNGIGSVLGVSPQAVAPTIPDVSAMINIPPTNEMVVSTTRLHEIVRSALTRALQDIIQPVVDRSVTIAAISTVQMIRKDFVSEPDENRMRTSAMNMVKATAGSLALVTSKEPLRANMTNYMRNLANDLPSGLPEGTIIMCVNSNLDLACSIIEKQAEERAMPEIEELLEEDIALRRRHRIQQPNEPFYASAVNRWAMTIPNPYKLSPNANGLNPEQMAIYEDFARQPRSMAAAVASHAPSTSDATRSLANEVLQEPYNTVPNLPTPADTPSIQHMGSQMPYAPVHGAAASSLVSRAAPTANTFQMDVHSLAERVNKLLQELLRVAGEAREDHFVGLPRPHPVLDVVDALVQLIIKTSQNSEDFAIFAAEQISTLIFQQVEDNLALESLVHVLETLRKISGQGLNNRVRALFSKQPAANYLSLPLLAALIRTDLLDWRAIDLAMSKALENRKEGSLEFLEHMLDLALLNNRPLTMYADFVRTLDQSWEWISSDPTNATGQRLKEKLLGAGMPQPSWNNDGGNKAAFRQEQLEYAFEEWVHLCNNPYASKTTTAVFMQQLEARNLVRGRDDFFLFLRTALDLAVDRFDHSVHSGAIGDVFVTVDAVFKLIRTYVTTRNDGATSPTCLLDSIVILIKLVLTHHHVKRGEHFNQRAFYRLFSFLLHDMRSFSDDVAEDERQMVLNFATRFEGLGPLHFPGFLFGWLSLLQHRAFMPALLQLPDNAGWEPYANLMVQLLDCLGEQVKSFTSQPVAKELYRATLKLLVVLQHDFPDFLAANHVRLCASVPAHCTQLLNVILSATPQQQNFGKLPDPMQPGLKVDRVEGTKTHPRLVEEATATLRDCGLLALLDQVLQDGPAEDNVAQIAHTMTHSKASETTYGHVPVAANGRVIAAVVTYIGRHASERMAQAASAATVTGSESDVSTLSLLLHELPPEARYCLVWCMVNQLRFPNGYSEFFSQVILYVFGKDLNDAEESEIRQEITRVLLERLVGYWPQPWGLMLTALELVKNEKYMFFELPFIKSTPEVAERFAAILQRV, encoded by the exons ATGGTGCCTCCACCAAGAGCAGGATCGTTTTCACCAAATCCTGCTCAGACCCTTCAGACAGTGAGCCATTCACCGCACCCGTCGCACGCCGGTGTCCTCAGTGCTGGTGCCAGTCCCAGCACGAGTAGTCCGACTGGGGGCAACTCCTTGACCAAAATTGTTGTCGCCCAAGTCTACCTCCTCCTGAGCACGATCAAGGAGGACAAGGATCGCGCGAGGTGGGAATTGCAGGTTGATCAACTCCGAAAG CTCATCGATGATCACGGTATGGAAGTGTTCTCCAAATATTTCACCCGGTTGGTCGCCGGCAATGCCCCACAGATCTTTCCCGGCCTCAACCGGCCCGTTGCGAATCCTGGCAACTACCACATCCTAGTGGGGGAGATGCGAAAAATTTCCCATGATGTGGAAGAGGCGAGCAAGATTGCCGAGTCCATCGAGAGTGGTACGGAAGACATCTTCCGCGACTTCGACCTATCGACCTTCATGGAGCATTTCAAGCTCGATGCGTTGGAGAAGACCCTCCTGGCTCTGGCATTCAAGACTGGCTCTCGTCCGGACTTGAAAACCAAGG CCGACGCGATTCTCTCGACAAACTTTGCAACCTTCATGGACATTATTTCCCGGCCCGATCTCGAAGCCCATGCCGACCTTTCCCCTGCCTTTGTTGCCTTGATTGTTGAACGGTTCTTGCAGTACCACCCGCCGAGCTTCAACGCATCGTCAAGGCGAGATCTGCACACTTACGTCACCAAACGATACACCGCAATGGATCaggcgccgccctcggaagtgctcgccgccctcgacatTGGGAGGGTATTAGCCGACAGGCCGGTGAACGCGTTAGCCCGATATATTCAAAAGACGGGAACCGATTTCACTCGGGATGTAGACACCTGCCAGTCGTATCTGCAGAATCGCCCGAGCAGCATGGCTGTCGGCCCCGACAATGTCTCGTCAGCCCTCACATTCACGACCATCTCACAGACACCCCACCATGAGCCGGCCGTGCTTGTGGCTGCCTTGCAACGCGTACTACCAAAGTCGTTTGATTGGACGGAGGTGGTACTATTCTTCGACCAGCCTACCGCTAGAATCTCTTCCTCTCAGTTCCTCCGGCTCTACAAAGCGTTGCTGCCGATTGCCCAGGATTCGAAATACAATTTTGACATTCAGAGGCTCTGGGGCGGCGCATGGACCGAGCCAGAGGCCCAGCTATCCTTTGTCAGCGCCTACGCATCATTGACACCGGATCAGCTGGATGCGACGACGATTCCAGGCTTGCAAGCAAGCATCGACATCAAAGTTTATGCCAATTCTTCCTCGAACGTCCAGGAGCGAGCTGCAATTGCCGTCAAGCACCCACTGGTGTCCGTCGCCGCACTGTCTGCCATTTTCAACGTCGCCCTGAATTCTGTTCATGCTTCGCAgagcgtcgaggccaagCGGCTGTTCCAGGAGGTTGTGGTTCCGAATTTGGACATCTTCTTGGTATCTGCATTCGATGTTCCGCGGCAATCTTGGGCAACCATGGCGGTCGACACGTTGAACTCGCTCTTCGAAAACTTCCTGTACAAGCGATCGCCAGAATACGACTTCGTCCTCGACAGCTTGTGGAAGAAGGACAGGGACTGGGTCATCCAGCGTCTGATTGATGCCCATGCCGTAAAGCCCGTCGATCTACCGCTGATCTTCGATCACGCCATCAAGCACGGCTGGCTCGATGATCTGGTATACCTCCCCAATGGGTTTGGCATCGACCTGGCTGCATTTGCCCATGCCGAGAGACACCTTGACCTCGGCAACTGGGCGCGGTTCAATGCGGACAGGAGCGTCGAGATGTCTCGTACTCTTCTCCAGTTCCTGATGATCAAAGCAAACCTCGAAATCCAGTTCCAACGTCCTCCGGAAGGACAACCGCTCATCAAGACCAGCACCAGCCTGCAAGTCAGAACCGTCTCCGCCTTGCTGCAGATACTGGAAGACTTTCTGCCCAAGGCCCCGGTCCAGgacctcatcctcgtccagcgCCACTGCATTACGGCGTACCCTCGCCTGATCAACTACGGCGAGGGCTACGACGATATTATCGATGCCAACGGCAGAGAAGGCAATGCCTTGCCAACAGCCGCCAACAGTAAAATGGAAGAGCACTACAAGCAGATGTATGGAGATGAGATCCAGGTTCGCACCATCGTCGAAATTTTGGACCGGTACAAACACTCCCGGGAATCGCTGGACCAGGATGCCTTCGCCTGCATGATCCATGGGCTGTTTGACGAGTACAATCACTATGTCGACTATCCGCTGGAGGCTCTCGCAACCACGGCTGTTCTTTTTGGCGGTATAATATCCCACAAACTGATATCAGACCTGCCGTTGAAaatcggcctcggcatgaTATTGGAGGCGGTGCGGGATCACATGCCTGATGACCCAATGTACAAGTTTGGTCTTCAGGCCCTGATGCAACTGCTCGTTCGTTTCCGGGAATGGCCTGGCTTCTGCAAACAGCTACTGCAGATCCCTGGCCTGCAAGGCACTGAGGCATTCAAGAAAGCAGAAGAAATCGTTCGGGATCACGAGGAGGACGTCGTACGCTCGCGGAACGGGGCGGGCACCCCGCACGGCCTTAGCTTTGCTGGCGACACTTTCACAAACGGCAACGCGGACGAAGGGGCCGCAACGGAGCGACAGGCACCTCCTTTCAAGTCGATCGGGATCGACCCAATTCCCGCCGGAATCGAGTTCGAAGAacccggcgaggaggagcgggaCAAGATCCAGTTTGTGCTCAACAACATCACGGAAGGAACGCTGCAGTCGATGCGCAACGAGCTGCGCGACATGCTGGTACGCAACCATCACCAGTGGTTCGCTAGCCACCTGGTCGAGGAGCGTGCCAAGATGCAACCCAACTACCACCACGTCTACTTGGAGCTTGTGCGCATGTTCGAAGACCAGCTTCTCTGGAGCGAGGTTCTCCGCGAAACGTACATCAGCGTAGCGCGGATGCTCAACTCGGAGGTGACGATGAAGAACTCGACCGACAGAGCCCACCTTAAGAACCTCGGAGGCTGGCTTGGCCTCTTAACGCTTGCGCGCGATCGGCCCATCAAGCACAAGAATATTGCTTTCAAGAAGCTGCTCATGGAGGCCCACGACACCAAGcggctcatcgtcgtcattcCCTTTGTCTGCAAAGTCCTGCTCCAgggcgcctcgtcgtccgtcttCAGACCGCCCAACCCGTGGCTCATGGACATCATCCATCTCCTCATCGAACTGTATCACCACGCTGAGCTGAAACTGAATCTCAAGTTCGAGATCGAGGTTCTTTGCAAAGGGCTGAACCTAGATCATAAGAGCATCGAGCCCTCGGGCGAAATCCTCAACCGTCCGGCcgcggaggaggcggcggaggtgCTCCCGCAAGACCCAATGGATGCGTTCGAAAGCCTGCCCCTGAATGGCATCGGCTCTGTCCTCGGAGTATCGCCCCAAGCTGTTGCGCCGACCATCCCCGACGTCAGCGCGATGATCAACATACCGCCTACGAATGAGATGGTCGTCAGCACCACGCGCCTTCACGAAATTGTGCGAAGCGCCCTCACCCGGGCGCTTCAGGACATCATTCAGCCGGTGGTGGACAGGTCGGTGACCATTGCCGCCATCTCGACTGTGCAGATGATCCGCAAAGATTTTGTTTCGGAGCCCGACGAGAACCGCATGCGAACGTCGGCCATGAACATGGTGAAGGCCACGGCCGGGAGCTTGGCCCTGGTTACTTCCAAGGAGCCCCTTCGGGCAAACATGACAAATTACATGCGGAATCTCGCCAACGATTTACCCTCGGGGCTTCCCGAAGGCACGATAATCATGTGCGTCAACTCCAATCTCGACCTCGCTTGCAGCATCATCGAGAAgcaggcggaggagagggcTATGCCCGAAATCGAGGAGCTTTTGGAAGAGGACATTGCTCTTCGAAGGCGACATCGCATCCAGCAACCCAACGAGCCCTTCTACGCCAGCGCCGTGAACCGCTGGGCCATGACCATCCCCAACCCTTACAAGCTATCACCGAACGCCAACGGCCTCAACCCCGAGCAGATGGCCATCTACGAGGACTTTGCGAGACAGCCTCGGAGCATGGCCGCGGCGGTGGCCTCGCACGCGCCGTCCACGTCTGACGCGACTCGGTCGCTCGCGAACGAGGTCCTTCAAGAGCCGTACAATACCGTCCCGAACCTCCCGACGCCAGCCGACACACCTTCGATTCAGCACATGGGATCCCAGATGCCGTACGCGCCAGTCCACGGCGCCGCAGCAAGCTCGCTCGTCAGCCGAGCCGCCCCGACGGCGAATACCTTCCAGATGGATGTCCACAGTCTTGCCGAGCGCGTCAACAAGCTTCTCCAGGAGCTGTTGCGCGTTGCCGGCGAGGCTCGGGAGGATCACTTTGTTGGCCTTCCGCGGCCGCACCCCGTGCTGGACGTGGTGGATGCTCTGGTCCAGCTCATCATCAAGACGTCGCAGAACTCGGAGGACTTTGccatcttcgccgccgagcagatCAGCACGCTCATCTTCCAGCAAGTCGAGGACAACCTGGCGTTGGAAAGCCTCGTTCACGTGCTGGAAACTCTGCGAAAGATCTCCGGACAGGGGTTGAACAATCGAGTGCGAGCCCTCTTCAGCAAGCAGCCGGCTGCGAACTATCTGAGCCTGCCGCTTCTGGCCGCCCTAATCCGAACAGACCTGCTCGACTGGAGAGCCATCGATTTGGCCATGTccaaggcgctcgagaacCGGAAGGAAGGCTCGCTCGAATTCCTCGAGCACATGCTCGACCTTGCTCTGCTCAACAACCGGCCGCTGACCATGTACGCGGACTTTGTCCGAACCCTGGATCAATCCTGGGAGTGGATTTCGAGCGACCCGACCAACGCAACCGGGCAGAGGTTGAAGGAAAAGCTGCTGGGTGCCGGCATGCCCCAGCCATCGTGGAacaacgacggcggcaacaagGCAGCCTTCCGACAGGAGCAGCTGGAGTATGCGTTCGAGGAGTGGGTGCATTTGTGCAACAACCCGTACgcctcgaagacgacgacggcggtgtTCATGCAGCAGCTTGAAGCTCGCAACCTCGTTCGCGGACGCGACGACTTTTTCCTATTCCTGCGAACGGCGCTCGACTTGGCGGTGGACCGGTTCGATCACAGCGTGCACTCGggcgccatcggcgacgtCTTCGTCACGGTGGACGCCGTGTTCAAGTTGATCCGGACGTACGTGACGACGAGAAACGACGgtgcgacgtcgccgacgtgctTGCTCGATTCGATCGTGATCCTGATCAAGCTGGTTCTCACCCACCACCACGTCAAGAGAGGGGAGCATTTCAACCAGAGGGCATTCTACCGTCTCTTCTCCTTCCTCCTGCACGACATGCGCAGCTTCTCGGACGACGTGGCGGAGGACGAGCGACAGATGGTCCTGAACTTTGCCACGCGGTTCGAGGGACTCGGCCCTCTTCACTTCCCCGGCTTCCTCTTCGGATGGCTGTCGCTGCTCCAGCACCGAGCGTTCATGCCGGCGCTGCTGCAGCTGCCGGACAACGCAGGGTGGGAACCGTACGCCAACTTGATGGTGCAGCTGCTCGACTGCCTAGGCGAGCAGGTGAAGTCGTTCACCTCGCAGCCCGTGGCGAAGGAGCTGTACCGCGCGACGCTGAAGCTCCTCGTCGTTCTCCAGCACGACTTTCCGGACTTCCTCGCGGCGAACCACGTCAGGCTGTGCGCGAGCGTGCCGGCGCACTGCACGCAGCTGCTCAACGTCATCctgtcggcgacgccgcagcagcagaacTTCGGCAAGCTGCCGGACCCGATGCAGCCTGGCCTCAAGGTGGATCGGGTCGAGGGGACCAAGACGCACCCCCgactcgtcgaggaggcgacggcgacgttgcGCGACTGCGGGCTCCTCGCGCTCCTCGACCAGGTCCTGCAGGACGGGCCGGCCGAAGACAACGTGGCGCAGATTGCGCATACCATGACGCACAGCAAGGCCAGCGAGACGACGTACGGCCACGTGCCGGTGGCGGCCAACGGGCgggtcatcgccgccgtggtgACGTACATTGGCCGGCACGCCTCGGAACGCAtggcgcaggcggcgagcgcggcgacggtgacgggcaGCGAAAGCGACGTCTCGACGCTCTCGCTGCTCCTGCACGAGCTCCCGCCCGAGGCCAGGTACTGCCTGGTGTGGTGCATGGTCAACCAGCTGCGGTTCCCGAACGGCTACTCGGAGTTTTTCAGCCAAGTGATCCTCTACGTGTTCGGGAAAGACCtcaacgacgccgaggagtcGGAAATCCGGCAGGAGATTACGCGCGTTCTGCTCGAGCGGCTGGTTGGGTACTGGCCTCAGCCGTGGGGCCTCATGCTCACGGCTCTCGAACTCGTCAAGAACGAGAAGTACATGTTCTTCGAACTTCCGTTCATCAAGTCGACGCCAGAG GTGGCGGAGAGATTTGCTGCGATTCTCCAACGCGTGTAA